The window ACTACGACCCGACCCACCTGGTCGTGGCGGCCGCGGGCAACGTCGACCACAACAAGGTCGTACGACAGGTCCGCGCGGCCTTCGAGAAGGCGGGCGCCCTGAAGAACCTGGACGCCACGCCCATCGCCCCGCGCGACGGCCGCCGCGCCCTGCGCACCGCGGGCCGCGTCGAGCTCATCGGCCGCAAGACCGAGCAGGCCCATGTCGTGCTCGGCATGCCCGGCCTGTCCCGCACGGACGAGCGCCGCTGGGCCCTGGGTGTGCTGAACACGGCACTGGGCGGCGGCATGTCCTCCCGCCTGTTCCAGGAGGTCCGCGAGAAGCGGGGACTGGCCTACAGCGTGTACTCGTACACCTCCGGATTCGCCGACTGCGGCCTGTTCGGCGTGTACGCGGGCTGCAGGCCGTCGCAGGTCCACGACGTGCTGAAGATCTGCCGCGACGAACTCGACCACGTCGCCGAACACGGCCTGTCCGACGACGAGATCGGCCGCGCCATCGGCCAGCTCCGCGGCTCCACCGTCCTCGGCCTGGAGGACACCGGCGCGCTGATGAACCGCATCGGCAAGAGCGAGCTGTGCTGGGGCGAGCAGATGTCCGTCGACGACATGCTGGCCCGGATAGCGGCAGTGACCCCGGACGACGTCCGCTCGGTCGCCCGCGAGATCCTGGGACAGCGGCCCTCGCTGTCGGTCAT of the Streptomyces sp. T12 genome contains:
- a CDS encoding pitrilysin family protein — translated: MTSSSSTATARTSSEARAVARTQTLIKGTNGIGTVRKTTLPGGLRIVTETLPSVRSATFGIWAHVGSRDETPALNGATHYLEHLLFKGTTRRSALDISSALDAVGGEMNAFTAKEYTCYYARVLDADLPLAIDVVCDMLTGSLILEEDVNVERGAILEEIAMTEDDPGDCVHDLFAHTMFGDNPLGRPVLGTVDTVNALTADRIRRFYKKHYDPTHLVVAAAGNVDHNKVVRQVRAAFEKAGALKNLDATPIAPRDGRRALRTAGRVELIGRKTEQAHVVLGMPGLSRTDERRWALGVLNTALGGGMSSRLFQEVREKRGLAYSVYSYTSGFADCGLFGVYAGCRPSQVHDVLKICRDELDHVAEHGLSDDEIGRAIGQLRGSTVLGLEDTGALMNRIGKSELCWGEQMSVDDMLARIAAVTPDDVRSVAREILGQRPSLSVIGPLKDKQAARLHDAVA